The DNA window TCTTCTATGCTCGCCGACATGAATTTCTCATCGACAGAAACAACAAAAGGCCTCTGCTCATCTTTACAACTTCACTCACACCTTAAAACTGTCCATAACATGGCTAACGTTCATAGTGAGCggtgcaaaattaaaaaaaaaagttcttttaatGATAACTACAACACTTAATGCTAAATATGGATGATATTCGACTATAACAAAAACAGACTTACAGAGAAGGAAACAATAATGAGAGGAATAAGAAGGAACACtataaaaatcagaaagtCTGATTTATAACTACATGAAACAGTAGGAAAAAAGCGCATCTCAAAGGGTCGTTGAAAAACGGCATCGGAAACCCACCTAATCAATTCGCCTTCTTAACACATCTCTTTCAAAGTGTTCAGCAGTCATTTGTCCAAGTAAGCGTTCACAGTTAGGATTGAATACGGAGTAAGCAGACATCTAGAAGAAGTTGTAACAgcattttcacatttcttgaCATTCTAAAGATGTTGAATTCCCATTAGAAAGGTGAAGACAGTGTGgcacagcaaaagaaaaacattcgaaaaagAGAAGACGGCAAAAGAAAAGCCATTAAGGATTACAATGAGAGTGcagtatttcaaaaaatacagaCGCTTAATGATGTCCATGAACATCACTAACATCAGAAGAATGGATAATAAATCACAGCaatggaaaagaattttaaaaggtCAAACGCGTTGTACAAACCTCTCCTTCACTGCGATTTCCAAGGCTAAGACAAATTGCGGCGAGAATAGAAAAGGCGAAGAATACGAGTCCAAATTGAAGCCTGCAATGATACTCGCGAACAACTGATGATTTCCAAATCCAAACACATATTTCAAATGCATTGCTGTTAGCTGCATTTCTGCTCATTCCGCAGACCAAAACACCAGTAACCCCTTTCTTATGTAAATATGAATAGCATCCTATAAATTGCAGATATGTGAGTATCAGGGTTATATCCCGATAATTTAAGTCCATCGCATCCGAAATTACAGATGTAAGAATGTTTCTGTAAAATAAGAAGCAGTGTTTAAGCTAGTGTATTCGTTATGCGTAGAGGAACCTCCTCGGGTCGCCGTTGTCGAGTTGCAGCTCACTTAGAAGACCGGTTGGACCATGGTTCCGATGAAAGGTAAGTAATGATTCTGGTAGACCATTCATGTATCACTTCACTATTGGATTATACGGGAGAAATTATCCGCTTCTTCTCCGACAAGAatgtttctttgaatttttcgaggAAACTATAGTGCATTAGGCAGATCAGCTCAAGATCAGAGTCCAGACACCGCAATTTTGTAACTTGCAACTAACCGTAACTTGAAACGAAGCAGATGAGCGGAAGGAGGTGCGGCAATTCCAGTAAGATTAATAGCAGCAACTAAATCTTGGAACTATCAGATAAAAGTGAGTCACTGGTCTGTGGCACCTGTGaatcagaaaaatataaagCAATGTTCACGAAGACCTAATCATGGTGTCGcaagagaagaaattaagaaaaaaccgTCAGAAACAGAAATTCTACTAGATAGAAAGTGAGTATTTTAagaattgattttaaaaattgtttagaAGCATTGCAACATGGGTTTTTCCAAACTTTGAATGCGTTTAAAATAAGACACTGGAAATTAGTTAATTTGAGCATGCAATATCAGAAGCTCATGAAtgatgaaaagagaaattgaacTAGAAACTCTACAaaagaattcaattatttttcgaCGCATATTTTTATATCAGCACAATCAATACACAAAGGAAAAGTTATGATttctgcagtaaaaaaaagaaaaaagtctcgGTTCTTCTTGACAAAATCCGTGTTTGTGTATGTTAGCGAAAACCGAATTTGTTCCCTTCATCTCAAAATTGTAATGCATTAAATTGCTTTAGTTGGTGAATATCCAACAGATCTTTTTCCTCTTGCTATACAGAAAAACGTAAAGTTATGACGTTAACGGCAAACACAAAGAGTTTCCTAACTTTACAAGACCTGAATATTACCTCATTCATCagtgaaagaaaacacaatCTATTTGGATGGTTTGATGTTTGGGATTCAATCAGCTAACTAAGCCAATGGTTAATTGCTATGAAAACAATCATGTGCAAGAAGGTACAGCTCGGGCGCGGTGTAGCATCCAAATGCCCTGAACTAACGCCCTCAGTTCCCCAGAGAAGTAACTCAATTGTGCTCCGCCGAGCCTTCGTACCGAATATTTCGCAACTGCCAGCTCGGTGGTTTAAATGACGACATAATACCATGCAAACGGGGAATGAAAccatttcataatttcatgAGCGCTGtatgaaaaagaacaattgCTGACCAGAGGAAGAGGTAGAAAGCAAAAATGCATGGTAAGAAGCGTGCAGATCTCTTTTTAAGATACACTACAAAATggaggtaaaatgtagttgtggggAGGAAGTGGGGGGACACTCAGTGGCGTCGTTGtttctgaaagtaaataactaaatcagttggGATCCTAAGATCTACGCATTGgccttagaggatctatgacatgtaagctaaagttactaggagaaaaaagtaagatagagcgtccagaagTAAAGGCGCCACAGATTTCCCCCTCAGAACTACATTTTCTCCCAGAAcaactataaaaaaataagaacacaaGAAATActatttatgaaaaattactCACCAAACGAAGTAGATTTGTCCGATGAGGTAGACGAGAAATGTAGCAACAAGAGTTGATCGAGGATTAGTTTCTAAGCACTTCCGCCAAGTACGAAGTGGTGGCGCATCAAGAATATCGATATTCAGACGCTGCCAAATCCCTGGTGACCGCTGAATGCCGCGCTTGTTCTCCTGACAAATTCGAAGAATACGTCTCGAAATGTGCTGCTCACTAACTTAGTCGAAATAAATCTGGATGAAAGAGTGTGCCGTTGGTGAACCAAGACCAAAAGTCATGATTAATGAAATCCCATCCACTCCTACAATCCGAAATGCTCTAAGAAAGTTTAAGAAGTGTGAAAAAGCCCTAAAACTGTGACAACGCAAATTCCCCTAGTAGAAatctcaagagaaaaaacaaattaaatacTAGAGTGGATTCCACGAGATAACTATGTGTGGGAGAATGCAAGCATGGCTGATGATAAAACGTGACAAATCAAAGCATTAATGTGGTGGAGATTCTAGTTTTTACACTGTCAGCGCAACGAATGAAGTGGAGCAGTCGGCGGGACAAAAGTCGGTCAAACATCTTTGTACACACCATCACGTACGAAGAGGTCTAAAAGAGCAACATGGGTATATGCTTGCCATGTTTACCAACTACGAGTAGAATGCTCAAAGAATGTCAAGAAATCTCCAGCTTTCTATCAATGTATTATTATGAAGCCTTGGTTGCTCAACGAATTCCACGTGTGTttagaaaaagtaaaacttgGAAAACTAGTTAGTCccaatcatgatatataataacgagcttagtccgtgtgtgtgtgtgtgtgtgtgtgtgtgtgtgtgtgtgtgtgtgtgtgtgtgtgtgtgtgtgtgtgtgtgtgtgtgtgtgtgtgtgtgtgtgtgtgtgtgtgtgtgtgtgtgtgtgtgtgtgtgtgtgtgtgtgtgtgtgtgtgtgtgtgtgtgtgtgtgtgtgtgtgtgtgtgtgtgtgtgtgtgtgtgtgtgtgtgtgtcggattggtgtgccggcgccggatacctggagaagggggtgcgacgggtctcgcGGCATCGAAATGTTACGCAATAACGTCGTGTGcatcgcaaaaggtaaatgggatgtttcatagccgtggccactgcacgcgttgcttttcacctctatgccTCCTTTAGGcgtctttttccttccacATTTGCCTTAGGTTGGTAtaatgccttcctcagaaagtggaaacacgaatgaaaccggctgcttaaatagtagacaactgtttacatgatttGACCAGgaacattatctttatcagtagaatgatgtttttcccgtcattttatgccaaaacatcattctttgataactgttcgagggaaacagaaggaaaacccaaatttcgagtaatgcattcaaattgtgtctacattgtATTGGTATCaacggagtgtttgaagccgaagtttgaaaattctccaaatgtagaactgacgcgtttagaaagagaactatgaaatcttttgtttttgtttacagtaaagaagaaagaaaacattgttagAAAAGCGGggttctgattttacagaaaatgtcactaccattaatttttgatcaattgatcagtgaaggcgagcgaagagaacaccacaaaaaagtctgacgcccggctttagccggacattcagactggtatataataaacTCCCATCTGGTTCTCACGTAATTTTACATAGAATTGCTAAGAGGGACAAGatgaaaaaagccaaaaattcttcattataAATGATATGGGAAGGAAGCTTATTTTATCAAAGGAAATCCCCAATGGTCAAAAATAGACGGAGTTGGGATGAAGGCAGGTCTAGAAAATCGAACGAAAAACTATTTGTCCCGGCCCGGCTCAAAATTCGAAATAGATGATTTTGGAATGATTAGCTAGCTAAAAGGCATTGACTCGAGTAtggaatgtgaagaaaaacccgctttcttcttcctgaaaTGCAGTGGAAGACTTATTCATTAAAGATtaacatagaaaagaaaaatatattaaaaaaaaaaagaacgcagaCACTTGAGAGCAAATTATTCGTAGATTTTGACTACACAGAATTAACTATTCTCAACgtaacacaaacaaaaacgaaGAGTCTTGGCCTTTGACGTCTAAAATAAGCCACGTAACCAGCTATCAGCCCTAGTTTAAATGGCGTTTAGGAAAgaacaaagcaaaaagaatCTCTCCTCCATCCTCAAATTCTCCTAGATATTCGTTGAAATCTATGGACACTCGATTTAAAACTATACGAAATTTTCCTCCTTAGCGAATGCGACGAAACTTAAACCAGAGTCCCAAACTGGACAATATAATCTACATCACTGCTTCATTGTTTAAAATGTTAGCGCAGCTTCATAGTAAACGCTATCGCTTTCATTCCATTTAACCGGTTGATAATGTTCAGGCCACCAgaagtttgcaaaaaaaaatgaattcatcTTCGAAGCAGAAAAGtccaagagaaaaatttgaggagAACAGAACAAATACAGAGAAGATTTGAGCGCGAAAGAGGAATCTAGAGAAggaaatttgtaaaataaacGTTCGAACCTCaacaataaagaaatttcttcaaagaacTTCTAGTCTTTCAAGAGAATTCCGTTTGAAAACTCACAACGGGATTAATGTTCAGATAAAAGTTTTCTTCTATCACTTTATAAGCTTTCAGGATGAGTCTCAGCAATCTACATTAACAGGGGGCACTCAGGAGGTGCCCAAGCGAGTTGGGTGCAACCGATGTGTGTTCCAGTAGTAGCGATCGCCGCTACGCCTGTCCAGTCTCTCCATACTTAGGCTCCGCTCTCCTTTCCACCGAAGACGCGAATGATATTTCTACCTGGATGAAATGATTTTCCCGTTATTTCACTCCATATTTTCTcatgtttagaaagaaaagttttgtcTAGAAACAATCGTTGACCTGCGATCATACGGCATCCTGTCCGCAAGATATGCCTCCAGGAATACTGTGTACCTGCAAGACAGTTTCCGCACTTGCCAGGACGATTGATAGCATCAAGATCACTCGAACATCAATAAAACAATCTAACATAAACTAATATTACATGTTGTATAATACTAGTATTAAACACCACTTGAAAAATAAAGCGAGTAGAAatgggattttcaaaaaaaaacaaataaaaccaagATTTAAACTCCTCAAGTTCTGAATCCAATAGGAAATAAGCTATCTCACATCACCCATGCTCATGTCCACAATCTACGCGGATTGCAACTTTCATCATAGCATTCTGGAgttcttagattttttgtcAATCTGCCTAGGCTCAGTTGCGGAAAGTAGATGGGCGGGCATCCTGCATGCGTAGCGGAAAGGTCCGCTGTCACTGCCGACCGCAGCGCAGCGCAATCATCGACGCACACAACTCCTAAGGATATATTCTGACAGCCGCTCTGGGTACCTCTTGATCCAATACAAACAACAGTTGTAGGCTTAGTTTTGAAAGAACCAAACCTGGGGAGTAAATATCACGAATAACCAtaagagagcaaaaaaagacaaagaaaaagagaaaaaaaaagaaagatccaCAACATAGCAGAGTACTCACCAGCTCGTGCACTGACGACGAGGGTGAGATATTTCGTACCGATTTATCATCTTTTactttgtttccttttctgtACGCCATTAGTTTCTCAGCAGTTTTATTCATtctctaaaaatgaaaaaagacataTTACTAACAGAATGAAAATCATATGAACAACcacggggaaaatgtagttggcgGGGAGAAGGTGGAGAACACTaaaccgcgctcttatttctgaacaCTCTTTCTTACTTCTTTCTCTTAGTGACTTACTTAGCTTAAATGTCATATGtcctctaaaactaatgtTTCTTCTCAGGACCCCGACTGATTAAGTTATTTACTTCCTAAAA is part of the Necator americanus strain Aroian chromosome V, whole genome shotgun sequence genome and encodes:
- a CDS encoding hypothetical protein (NECATOR_CHRV.G19470.T2), coding for MNKTAEKLMAYRKGNKVKDDKSVRNISPSSSVHELENKRGIQRSPGIWQRLNIDILDAPPLRTWRKCLETNPRSTLVATFLVYLIGQIYFVWLQFGLVFFAFSILAAICLSLGNRSEGEMSAYSVFNPNCERLLGQMTAEHFERDVLRRRID